CTAGAATTTTACCAAAAAGCTTTCAATTTTGAAGAAAGTCGCCGTCGTGATTTTCCAGAAAATAAATTTACATTAGTCTACCTAACCCTTCCTGGTGATGGATATGAACTTGAATTAACGTATAATTACGATCACGAAGCATATGATTTAGGCGATGGCTATGGTCATATCGCTATTAGCACAGATGAAATTGAAAAATTACATGAAGAACAAAAAGATGCTGGTTTTAATGTGACTGACATGAAAGGCTTGCCTGGCACTCCTCCATCGTATTATTTTATTACTGATCCAGATGGGTATAAAATCGAAGTCATTCGAGCTCGTTAATCAATAAAAAAGATGAAATAACAGTCACTTAGGTTCGATCAGTTGCTGCAAAATTCACGAAGAACCAGACTTTTGGCAACTGTTTATTAAGAGTGAGTGTCTGAAACGAAACTGTTCTTTAGTTTTGTCTTGGACACTTTTTTAATTGTACCTAAAACCGTTTCTATTCTTTTTTTGAGAAAGAATGATAAACTATTGCTACACGATAATAAAGGATGTGTTTATATGCAACAAATAATAGGCATTGCCGCTAACCAAATTATTCAACACGTTGATGTATTTCATGGAAATCATGTAACGTATACTCCGCAAGGGTTTGTGACTGCTGTGCAGCAAGCAAACGGATTACCGCTAGTATTACCGATTGGATCAAAGGAATCAGCAAAAGTATATATTGAAAAAATCGACAAATTATTATTAGCTGGCGGACAAGACATCTCTCCTGACCTGTTTGGTGAAGAACCTCACCCAAAGCTTGAAGAAACTAACCGAAACCGTGATCTTTTTGAACTTGCATTGATCGATGAAGCACTCAAACAACAAAAACCAATCTTTGCCGTTTGTCGCGGCATGCAATTACTCAATGTCGCTTTAGGCGGAACGTTGTACCAAGATCTCTCATTATATCCAGATTGGAAAGTCAAGCATGTTCAACAACCAACACAACCACAGTTCGCGACGCATGATGTAAACATAGAAAAAGATAGCGCTCTCTATCAACTTTTCGGAGCAAAAGCTCGGGTCAATTCTTACCATCATCAAGCGATCCACACATTAGCTGATACATTGAAGGTCAGTGCTACTTCTACTGACGGACTGATAGAAGGCATTGAATCTCTTGATCCTGTACAACGTATCTTAGGTGTTCAGTGGCATCCTGAGCTACGATTTGAAGCTGAAACAAGCGAGTTTAATTTGTTCAACTATTTTGTCAATAATCTGTAGACTTGAATAGGGACAAGATAGTTTACATCCAAAGGTATTATTTTTCGGATATAAAGCACGGAGCAAAACGTATATTACGTTTTGCTCCGTGTTCTTTTATCTTATTGTTAATTTTCGTTGCAAGTTAAAAATCAAAATTGTCTGGATCTGGTCCAATTCGCTCATTTGTATTCAACTGATCGATTTGTTCCATTTCATCCTTGCTTAATTCAAAATCAAAAACATCAAAATTTTGTTTGATTCGATCCTCATGCACTGATTTTGGAATAACGATGATATCATTTTGTAAATGCCAACGAATGATAACTTGTGCAGCAGTTTTATTGTGTTTTTTCCCAATTTCGACTAAAACTGGATTCTCAAGAATTTTACCTTGACCTAAAGGCGACCATGCTTCTGCAGCAATATCATGCTCAGCTAAGAACCGGCGTAAAGGCTCTTGCGTTAATGTTGGGTGAATTTCAACTTGATCGACAACAGGTTTCACCGTTGCATCTTTAAGAAGATCCTCAAGGTGATGTTCGTGGAAATTAGAGACGCCGATCGCTTTTGCTCGTCCACTATGATAAATTTCTTCCATTGCCCGCCAAGAGTCTTTGTACTTCCCTTCGACAGGCCAGTGGATCAAATATAAGTCAACATAGTCTAGCCCTAGTTTCTCTAAGCTCTCATCAAAGGCTTTAAGAGCAGATTCATATCCTTGATCTGCGTTCCATAATTTAGTTGTAACAAAAATTTCTTCTCTAGGAACTCCAGACTGACGAATTCCTTCACCTACACCTTCTTCATTTTTATAGGCTGCAGCAGTGTCGATCAAACGATAACCTGTTTCTAGCGCCCATTTCACAGAATTTACAGCTTCTTTTCCATCCTCTACTTTCCAGACACCTAAGCCCAAACGGGGAATGATAGAACCATTGGCCAATTCTTTTGTTGTTTCAAAAGACATACATCGGTCATTCCTTTCTTTATAAAATTTTTTCTTACTTTATTATACTCCTAAAGTACTCAGATGAAAAACAACTCAACATGTAAGAGGAACTCTTTTGCTCAAATCACTCCTTGATCTAAAAGTGAAATACGTTTAGAAAGAGCTTTGAACCTGTTTATATCTATGATGATTCTTTACCAGATACACTTCAATCATTCTGGTTTGGATGCTTCATTTTTTTCAATCTGATTATAACTATTATTTGCTAAATCGATGCCTATGGGAACCTTTCATTTTTTACTTTCTATATCTGGACTAGTTCTTTTAAAAATACATCAAAAAATCCCGAAAAACACTCTAAACAAGCGGTTTCTCAGGATTTTATTCTACATTTCTATATGTTGATATTTCTGATCCAGCCCGACGGTGCCGGAATATCACCAAATTGAATCCCAGTTAACTCGTCATATAATTTTTGAGTAACAGGACCAACTTCATTTTCACTATAAAACACATGAAAGTCATCTCCGACTTGGATCCCGCCGATTGGTGAAATGACAGCAGCAGTTCCACAAGCTCCAGCTTCTTTATATTGATCCAGCGAATCAAGATAAACATCTTCTTCCACCGCTTCCAACCCTAAATGATGTTCCGCAAGATACAAAAGCGAATACTTTGTGATACTCGGTAAAATAGATGGAGACAATGGTGTGACGAAGCGATCGTCTTTTGTGATTCCAAAGAAATTAGCTGACCCTACTTCTTCGATTTTCGTATGCGTTGCTGGATCAAGATAGATACAATCTGAGAAGCTTCGCTCTTTTGCCTCTTCTCCTGGAAGTAAACTTGCAGCATAATTCCCGCCGACTTTGATTGCTCCTGTTCCATGTGGAGCTGCACGATCATACTCAGACACTACAAAATTTGTTGGTACTAAACCGCCTTTAAAATAGGCTCCAACCGGCATACAAAACACCGTGAATAAATATTCAGGTGCTGGGTGAACTCCGATTCCCTGGCCTACACCGATCAATAACGGACGAATATATAAAGTTCCGCCACTTCCATAAGGCGGAACAAATGCTTCATTTGCCTTTACCACCTCTTCAACTGCTTGAATAAATTTCTCTTCTGGGACCTCTGCCATCAATAATCTTTTGGCACTTCGATTCATCCGTTTAGAATTCTCATCTACTCTGAACAAATTGATAGAACCATCTTTGCACCGATAAGCTTTAAGCCCTTCAAAACATTGCTGACCATAATGAAGAGCAGCAGATCCTTCGTGTAAGTGAAGAACATTATCTTCAGTCAACTTTCCTTCATCCCACTGCCCCTCTTTCCACATGGAAATATAGCGAAAAGGTGTTTTTATATAATCGAAGCCTAAATTATCCCAATCTACTGTCATACAATCACTCCTTATTTTCAGAATATTGTAACATATTACCAATCACTTTGTTAACCTTTTTACAGAAATAATGACATCTTTTTTCATTTTCAAGTATAATATAAAGAGTACAAATGGAAGATGAATGCACTCTTCCATCAAAACAGTCAAAGAAAGTTGGGTTATTATTGCTTAGTTTGGGACAATCTATTTCCAGCAGTACATTGGACAGCACGGTAGATTCTACTCTTGATATAAAAGTAGCCACTGAACGAAAAGTCAATGCGCTGCAACGTTTTTGGAATGATATCAATTGGGATCATATTTTAGCCGTTGTAATCGAAAAAACGATTTATTTATTTTTATTGATTTTACTTTTTATCGTTTTGAACCGTATCGGAAAACTATTGATCGATCGAGCGTATAATAATTATAGTAAAAAGCAATCTTTTAGCGAAAGTCGTCTAAAAACATTGCATACATTGATCATCAATGCGTTTCAATATACATTATTTTTCTTTTTTATCTATTCTTTATTGACAACTGTGGGGGTCCCTGTAGGCTCCTTACTTGCTGGAGCTGGGATCGCAGGTGTAGCAATTGGTTTGGGCGCACAAGGATTTATGAATGATATCATCACCGGCTTTTTCATTATTCTGGAACAACAGATGGATGTTGGTGATTATGTCCGCTTGACCGCGCTGGGTATCGAAGGGACCGTGACTTCCGTTGGTCTTAGAACCATTCAAATGAAAGCTTTGGATGGAACTGTTCACTTTATTCCTAATCGTAATATTACAACTATCAGTAACCTCTCACGCTCTAATATGCAGGTTTTGATCGATGTGCGGATCATTCCTGATGAAGGATACGACCAAATCGTGGCAATCATCGAGCAGGTAAATGATAAGCTCAAAGAAAAATATTCAGAAAGTATTCAATCAGGACCAACGATTTTTGGAATGGTTGATCTGGGCAATGGAAACTTTGCCGTTCGGACGACCATGTATGTGTTAAATGGAAAACAGGCAGTGATCAGAGAAGAATTTTTAGCTCAGTATGTCAAGAAATTATCCGAAGCAAATTTCTCCATACCAAATACACCGATTACTTTAAAATAGATATTTTCGTCTTACTGTTTATTCTTTTTTAAAGGAGGCTGGGACAGAAGTGTTCAACTCCGAGAAATAAGAAGGAATTACTTCTGCTTCCACCGTTTATTCGTTTTAAAGGGACTAGTCCGTAACTCATAGAGTTATATCCTAGTCCCTCTTTTATTTATCTAATGATTTTAAAAATGCAGAAATATGCTTGACTGCGAAAGGAATCGCTTCTTCTTTCGGATCGAATTTAGCTGAATGTAGTCCATAAGCACTATCTACACCTAACCAAAACATGGTTCCTGGAACCTTTGATAATAAATACCCAAAATCTTCCCCTGTCATTGCTACTCCTGCTTCATGAAACGAAACATCTGCTTCTTGGTCCATAAAACGCATGAACCGCTCAGTTGTCACTTGATCATTGATGACAGGAACATAGCCTTTTTGATCTAAAAAAACATCTACCTCGCAATTAAATGATTTTGCGATGCCCTCTCCAATTTCCCGGATTCTTTTTTGAGTCAATTGATTCATTTCATCTGTAAGCGTCCGAATCGTTCCAGAAATCGTTGCTTTTCCAGCAATCACGTTTGTAGCACTTCCTGCATTGAATGTCCCAAAAGTCACAACAGCTCCTTCTACTGGATCGACATTGCGACTGACGATTGTTTGAGCCTGCTGTACAAAACTCATACCAGCAACGATCATATCGTTGGAATCTTGAGGAAATGCTGCATGTCCGCCTTTGCCGATCAATGTAACTTGTACTTCACAAGTAGCTGCAAACAAAGTACCGACTTTTGTTGTGATCGTTCCTACCGGTAAATCAGGATTGACATGTAGTCCGTAAAATTCATCCGGGAGCCAATCACCAAAGGCACCTCCGTCATACATCAGCATTCCGCCAGCTTCATTTTCTTCAGCGGGTTGAAAAAGGAATAAATAATTATTTTCCGGCTGGTCATTTGCTAACTGTTCTAATAGACCTAAAGCAATCGTCATATGAAAATCGTGCCCACAGGCATGCATGAATCCCTCACGCATCGATTTAAAATCAGAAACTACTTCTTCAGTAATGGGTAAACCATCGATATCTGTCCGCCAACCGATTGTTTTCTTAGGGGTTTTCCCATGGATAAAAACTAAGATACCTGTCTCCCAAACTTTTACTTCTATATAGTCTTTCTCGATTTGATGAATCAGCGTCAATAATTTTTTTTGTGTTTCGACTTCTTCCAAGCCGATTTCAGGTATTTGGTGCAATTGTCTGCGAATCTCTATCAAACGATCATTAATCACAATCTATCTGCCTCTTTTCTATTTCATAAGACTTATTGTTCAACAAAAAAAAGGATCTGTCAATCGATCTTTTACACGAACACTGATTTTTTGAGAAAATAAAAAAGTAAGACCAAACAAAATTTCTGTTTCATCTTACTTCGGTAAAAACTATTTCATGATATCGATTAGATCTTTTTTAGAAGCTGCTGATGCAGGCATGTAACTAAATGCAATCCCGATCAGTGCAGAAATTCCTACAGCTAAGGAAATTGTGAATAAATCCGGACGAACCGCAAATGGTAAAAACAAAGAGGTCAATAGCCCTAAAAGCATACCAAGAAGATACCCGATCAAACCGCCTAATAAAGTCAAGGTCAGTCCTTCTGCCAGAAATTGTTTGCGAATATCTTTTTCTGTTGCTCCCAGTGCACGTCGTATACCGATTTCTTTTGTACGTTCAGAAACAGAAATGTACATCATATTCATCACACCCACACCTGCAATAAACAAAGAAATTCCAGCAACTGCTGAGATAAACAACGTTAGATTATCTAAAATTTTGCCCATTTCAGCAATATCTGATTTAGGATTGTATTGTTCATATTCACCAACATTGCGCAAGCTACCATTAAAATTCAACTGCTTCAACACTTCCGCTGTGATCCGTTCCTTATCGTGAACATTTTCCACTTCTAAATTTAAAATTGATTGACTTTCCTTTTTCTTAAAGTAATGATCATAACTATTTATCGGAAAATAAGCTAAAGGTGCTTGATTTGCCATTGATAACGTGCCATTTTTGTTAGCAATCACGCCGACGATCGTGAATAATTCATTGCCGACTTCAAATCCTTTGCCGATCGCTTGTTCAGGATCACCATATAATTTTTGCGCTAAGATCTCATCGATCACAACGACCTTATTCAATGTCTCGCTGTCTTTAGGTTCAAGTTGACGGCCTTTCAATAATTGAAGAGTTGTTTGTTCTACACGTTCAACCGTTTTTGTCAGCTTCTTTTCTCTGATATGAATTTCCACTTGACGTTCAGTCAATTTTTGCTTTGGCTCGTAAAAATCTACTTTCTTAACGCCTTTTACATTTTTTATTAAATCTAAATCACTTTTTTTGAAAACTTCATTTTCAGTAAATGCATTAGCAACATCATAATAATTAAACGTTAAATTATTGACGTTTTCGTTAGTATTAGTCATAGACATTTTATCGATCATATCTCGTTTGAATCCATTACCGATCGACACGATCGTAATTACTGAAGCAATACCGATGATTATACCGAACATCGTCAGAAAGCTACGTTTTTTATTTTTTAAAATAGACTTCAATGCTGTCTTCCAAAGAACATAACTTTTCATTTGATCAGCTCCTCTTCCAAGATCATACCGTCTTTTACACGGATCAAGCGATCACAGTAAGAAACCATTTCTGGATTATGCGTAACTAAAATGATCGTTGCGCCTTCTTTACGATTTAATTCCTGAAATAACTGCATGATGTCTTCTGAAGTCTTTGAATCTAATGCGCCTGTTGGTTCATCTGCAATAATAAATTTAGGGGAATTGACAATTGCTCTAGCAATCGCGACACGCTGCTGCTGACCACCGGAAAGCTGTTTGGGGTATTTATTGCCTTTATCCGGCAAGCCTACCTTTTCAAGAACCTCCTGAACTCTCTCTTTTGTATTCTCATAAGCTGATCCATTATAGAGCAACGGTAATTCAATGTTTTCAAAAACTGTATTATTTTCAATCAAGCTAAAATTCTGGAAAACAAAGCCGACAGAACGGTTTCGAATCGCAGAGAGATCTTTATCTGAAAAATCAGTGATTTCTTTTCCTTCAAAAAGATATTTTCCTTCAAACTTCTTATCAATAAAACCGATCAAATTGATCAATGTTGATTTACCAGAACCAGATGGCCCCATGACTGCCACAAATTCCTTTTCATTGATTTCAAAGTTGATATCTTTTAGCACATGAAGTCGTTCTTCTTCCAGTGAGTAATACTTGTTTATATGTTCCAGTTTAATCATTTTCGACCACCTGCACTTCTGCATCGTTTTTTAATGATTCATCAGGATTATCAATGATCGTCATTCCTTTTGAAACACCGGATTCTACAACTTTT
This sequence is a window from Enterococcus wangshanyuanii. Protein-coding genes within it:
- a CDS encoding VOC family protein, translating into MKMAHTCVRVKDLEASLEFYQKAFNFEESRRRDFPENKFTLVYLTLPGDGYELELTYNYDHEAYDLGDGYGHIAISTDEIEKLHEEQKDAGFNVTDMKGLPGTPPSYYFITDPDGYKIEVIRAR
- a CDS encoding gamma-glutamyl-gamma-aminobutyrate hydrolase family protein codes for the protein MQQIIGIAANQIIQHVDVFHGNHVTYTPQGFVTAVQQANGLPLVLPIGSKESAKVYIEKIDKLLLAGGQDISPDLFGEEPHPKLEETNRNRDLFELALIDEALKQQKPIFAVCRGMQLLNVALGGTLYQDLSLYPDWKVKHVQQPTQPQFATHDVNIEKDSALYQLFGAKARVNSYHHQAIHTLADTLKVSATSTDGLIEGIESLDPVQRILGVQWHPELRFEAETSEFNLFNYFVNNL
- a CDS encoding aldo/keto reductase — encoded protein: MSFETTKELANGSIIPRLGLGVWKVEDGKEAVNSVKWALETGYRLIDTAAAYKNEEGVGEGIRQSGVPREEIFVTTKLWNADQGYESALKAFDESLEKLGLDYVDLYLIHWPVEGKYKDSWRAMEEIYHSGRAKAIGVSNFHEHHLEDLLKDATVKPVVDQVEIHPTLTQEPLRRFLAEHDIAAEAWSPLGQGKILENPVLVEIGKKHNKTAAQVIIRWHLQNDIIVIPKSVHEDRIKQNFDVFDFELSKDEMEQIDQLNTNERIGPDPDNFDF
- a CDS encoding branched-chain amino acid aminotransferase; the protein is MTVDWDNLGFDYIKTPFRYISMWKEGQWDEGKLTEDNVLHLHEGSAALHYGQQCFEGLKAYRCKDGSINLFRVDENSKRMNRSAKRLLMAEVPEEKFIQAVEEVVKANEAFVPPYGSGGTLYIRPLLIGVGQGIGVHPAPEYLFTVFCMPVGAYFKGGLVPTNFVVSEYDRAAPHGTGAIKVGGNYAASLLPGEEAKERSFSDCIYLDPATHTKIEEVGSANFFGITKDDRFVTPLSPSILPSITKYSLLYLAEHHLGLEAVEEDVYLDSLDQYKEAGACGTAAVISPIGGIQVGDDFHVFYSENEVGPVTQKLYDELTGIQFGDIPAPSGWIRNINI
- a CDS encoding mechanosensitive ion channel family protein, producing MEDECTLPSKQSKKVGLLLLSLGQSISSSTLDSTVDSTLDIKVATERKVNALQRFWNDINWDHILAVVIEKTIYLFLLILLFIVLNRIGKLLIDRAYNNYSKKQSFSESRLKTLHTLIINAFQYTLFFFFIYSLLTTVGVPVGSLLAGAGIAGVAIGLGAQGFMNDIITGFFIILEQQMDVGDYVRLTALGIEGTVTSVGLRTIQMKALDGTVHFIPNRNITTISNLSRSNMQVLIDVRIIPDEGYDQIVAIIEQVNDKLKEKYSESIQSGPTIFGMVDLGNGNFAVRTTMYVLNGKQAVIREEFLAQYVKKLSEANFSIPNTPITLK
- a CDS encoding N-acetyldiaminopimelate deacetylase, which translates into the protein MINDRLIEIRRQLHQIPEIGLEEVETQKKLLTLIHQIEKDYIEVKVWETGILVFIHGKTPKKTIGWRTDIDGLPITEEVVSDFKSMREGFMHACGHDFHMTIALGLLEQLANDQPENNYLFLFQPAEENEAGGMLMYDGGAFGDWLPDEFYGLHVNPDLPVGTITTKVGTLFAATCEVQVTLIGKGGHAAFPQDSNDMIVAGMSFVQQAQTIVSRNVDPVEGAVVTFGTFNAGSATNVIAGKATISGTIRTLTDEMNQLTQKRIREIGEGIAKSFNCEVDVFLDQKGYVPVINDQVTTERFMRFMDQEADVSFHEAGVAMTGEDFGYLLSKVPGTMFWLGVDSAYGLHSAKFDPKEEAIPFAVKHISAFLKSLDK
- a CDS encoding ABC transporter permease; this encodes MKSYVLWKTALKSILKNKKRSFLTMFGIIIGIASVITIVSIGNGFKRDMIDKMSMTNTNENVNNLTFNYYDVANAFTENEVFKKSDLDLIKNVKGVKKVDFYEPKQKLTERQVEIHIREKKLTKTVERVEQTTLQLLKGRQLEPKDSETLNKVVVIDEILAQKLYGDPEQAIGKGFEVGNELFTIVGVIANKNGTLSMANQAPLAYFPINSYDHYFKKKESQSILNLEVENVHDKERITAEVLKQLNFNGSLRNVGEYEQYNPKSDIAEMGKILDNLTLFISAVAGISLFIAGVGVMNMMYISVSERTKEIGIRRALGATEKDIRKQFLAEGLTLTLLGGLIGYLLGMLLGLLTSLFLPFAVRPDLFTISLAVGISALIGIAFSYMPASAASKKDLIDIMK
- a CDS encoding ABC transporter ATP-binding protein encodes the protein MIKLEHINKYYSLEEERLHVLKDINFEINEKEFVAVMGPSGSGKSTLINLIGFIDKKFEGKYLFEGKEITDFSDKDLSAIRNRSVGFVFQNFSLIENNTVFENIELPLLYNGSAYENTKERVQEVLEKVGLPDKGNKYPKQLSGGQQQRVAIARAIVNSPKFIIADEPTGALDSKTSEDIMQLFQELNRKEGATIILVTHNPEMVSYCDRLIRVKDGMILEEELIK